One genomic window of Cercospora beticola chromosome 5, complete sequence includes the following:
- a CDS encoding uncharacterized protein (BUSCO:EOG09260EZT), with protein MSSLNGSAAENGGLRERLTQKPDAPQKAPSIETASETVKALNRQEEKTNKDEKDKKTYGRTLDGIVFTVPHTEDMVSQLFDPRQPKAASDIAIVVALGLQFCLMWILPSFLRVPVFAIVFLFWRACYNFGIGWLLHNQSHHKRLVSWAKKTKIFENPKTGNNPRPALYSFLKTEMETKIPKDYKFEDAPLEYNTWLLFRRVVDLILMSDFTAYCLFAYACGGRPENEKVAMTLARWTFGWVLIAFNLWVKLDAHRVVKDFAWYWGDFFYLIDQDLTFDGVFELAPHPMYSIGYVGYYGIAMMAASYKVLFISIIAHAAQLLFLAFVENPHIERTYNAPPPLKRTNDIPDSPPNRPQYSTRLLSAGNVNSISGPGLTSAPSPVHNLIGLQNIDLHRVTDVSVILLQVYLYTVAFLTPSTWLWQAFFVLSAVTWRLWYSVGIGFILDRQSNKKWWTRHFLKFGESTEEAWRQWKGIYHISTVMCYTTFICAAWKMYGMPDDWTYSMALLRHVIGLALISLQVWTIASIYESLGEFGWFFGDFFFPQEAPQLTYGGIYRFLNNPERTIGLAGVWGAAIMTWSKSIFFLALLSHVLTLCFIQFVEKPHMHKLYRQNIRQQSGVSKTMQRTLPSPVKKWQSSANRVLDETLDSLEDFLDQAGPKLASGFSSFVQDSQTLFSQFPARLTVTRLAPDLAGYDPKDYSVEIVRTDALKSDAPPSGREGENGQQPLKRTDSFERVVVEYGAPIRVKWSAPLQHSKRDWIGLYRVGDNASREVTKLGSQGRWSATNPGVHDYNKADTGILVADQRISAADRKDGVEKDFLTGEVEFSGDKLWWTQGVFEFRYHHDGKYNVMATSLPFEIKIPRVDDEALIGSQEGLARNAVEEVLLPIVQNCFDRDPDVAPRSADEHFGPTLEREGKYAKRVVYAVQQMFGIEFAPEVVQADGTVRNLAWRICNAKKVLAPYSMKTGTVTPQ; from the exons ATGTCCTCTCTCAATGGCAGTGCCGCTGAGAACGGCGGCCTGCGCGAGCGGCTTACCCAGAAGCCAGATGCCCCACAGAAAGCCCCATCGATCGAGACGGCATCCGAGACTGTCAAGGCATTGAACCGacaagaagagaagacgAACAAAGatgagaaggacaagaagacgtACGGGCGAACGCTGGACGGCATTG TCTTCACAGTGCCTCACACAGAGGACATGGTGTCCCAGCTGTTTGATCCTCGTCAGCCAAAAGCAGCATCTGACATTGCCATTGTGGTCGCGTTGGGCCTGCAGTTTTGCCTTATGTGGATCTTGCCCTCCTTCCTGCGCGTGCCGGTGTTTGCTATTGTGTTCTTGTTCTGGAGAGCATGTTACAATTTCGGCATTGGTTGGCTCCTTCACAACCAATCCCATCACAAGCGCTTGGTGTCgtgggcgaagaagacgaagatatTCGAGAATCCCAAGACAGGTAACAATCCACGACCTGCTCTGTATTCGTTCCTCAAGACGGAAATGGAAACAAAAATTCCCAAGGACTACAAGTTCGAAGATGCCCCACTCGAGTACAATACCTGGCTTCTCTTCCGTCGCGTAGTCGATTTGATCCTGATGTCCGATTTTACCGCGTACTGCTTGTTCGCGTATGCCTGTGGAGGTCGGCCTGAGAACGAGAAAGTCGCCATGACACTAGCTCGTTGGACATTTGGTTGGGTGCTGATTGCTTTCAACCTGTGGGTCAAGTTGGACGCCCACAGAGTCGTGAAGGACTTTGCCTGGTACTGGGGCGACTTCTTCTACCTCATTGACCAAGATTTGACCTTTGACGGCGTATTCGAGCTGGCTCCTCATCCCATGTACTCCATCGGCTATGTGGGTTACTATGGTATTGCTATGATGGCAGCGAGCTACAAAGTGCTCTTCATTTCCATCATTGCACATGCTGCGCAGCTTCTCTTTTTGGCCTTTGTCGAGAACCCACACATC GAACGCACCTACAACGCCCCTCCTCCCTTGAAGCGCACCAACGATATCCCGGACTCGCCGCCGAACCGACCACAATATTCCACCCGTCTCCTGAGCGCAGGAAATGTGAACTCTATTTCTGGTCCTGGCCTTACTTCTGCGCCGTCGCCAGTCCACAATCTCATCGGGCTGCAGAATATCGATCTCCACAGGGTCACTGATGTCTCGGTCATCCTGCTGCAAGTCTATTTGTATACTGTGGCTTTCCTGACGCCATCAACGTGGCTGTGGCAGGCATTTTTCGTGCTCAGCGCGGTGACATGGCGTCTTTGGTACTCCGTCGGAATCGGCTTCATCCTAGATCGTCAATCCAATAAGAAGTGGTGGACACGCCATTTCTTGAAGTTCGGCGAGAGCACAGAAGAAGCGTGGCGTCAATGGAAAGGCATTTACCACATCAGCACCGTCATGTGTTACACTACATTCATCTGCGCCGCCTGGAAGATGTACG GCATGCCCGACGATTGGACTTATTCGATGGCCTTGTTGCGACACGTCATTGGTTTGGCCCTCATCTCGCTGCAGGTATGGACCATTGCAAGCATTTACGAATCCTTGGGCGAGTTCGGCTGGTTCTTCGGagacttcttctttccacAAGAAGCGCCTCAGCTAACATATGGCGGTATTTATCGCTTCTTGAACAATCCCGAGCGCACGATAGGGCTTGCTGGAGTCTGGGGCGCCGCGATCATGACGTGGAGCAAGTCGATATTCTTCTTGGCCCTACTTTCTCATGTGCTCACATTGTGCTTCATCCAATTTGTTGAGAAGCCGCACATGCACAAGCTTTATCGCCAGAACATCCGACAGCAGTCAGGAGTGTCCAAGACGATGCAGCGAACGCTGCCATCACCTGTAAAGAAGTGGCAATCAAGCGCAAACCGAGTGCTCGATGAGACTCTTGACTCCTTGGAAGATTTCCTCGATCAGGCTGGACCAAAGCTTGCGTCAGGTTTCAGCTCTTTCGTACAAGACTCACAGACGCTGTTCAGCCAGTTCCCGGCTCGCCTCACTGTTACTCGGCTGGCCCCAGATCTTGCTGGCTACGACCCCAAGGATTATTCAGTCGAGATTGTTCGCACCGATGCTCTGAAATCTGATGCTCCTCCTAGCGGCAGAGAAGGCGAAAATGGCCAACAGCCACTCAAGCGTACCGACAGCTTCGAGAGAGTCGTCGTAGAATATGGCGCACCTATCCGGGTCAAGTGGTCAGCACCTCTCCAACACAGCAAACGTGATTGGATCGGGTTGTATCGCGTCGGAGACAACGCGTCTCGAGAGGTCACCAAGCTCGGTTCTCAAGGTCGCTGGTCAGCCACCAACCCCGGCGTGCACGACTACAACAAGGCCGACACCGGTATCCTCGTCGCTGATCAGCGTATCTCTGCGGCTGATCGTAAGGACGGTGTTGAAAAGGACTTCCTTACTGGAGAAGTGGAATTTTCAGGTGATAAGCTCTGGTGGACTCAAGGTGTGTTCGAGTTCCGCTACCATCACGATGGAAAGTACAATGTCATGGCGACCTCGCTGCCCTTCGAGATAAAGATCCCTCGTGTCGACGACGAGGCACTTATTGGCAGTCAAGAGGGTCTGGCACGAAATGCTGTCGAAGAGGTGCTCCTGCCAATCGTGCAAAACTGCTTTGACCGCGATCCGGACGTCGCCCCTAGGAGTGCCGACGAGCATTTCGGCCCAACATTGGAACGCGAAGGCAAGTACGCTAAGCGCGTGGTCTACGCTGTTCAGCAAATGTTTGGTATCGAATTCGCACCTGAAGTGGTGCAAGCAGATGGCACTGTGAGGAACCTAGCCTGGAGGATCTGTAATGCGAAGAAGGTTCTGGCGCCTTACAGTATGAAGACAGGCACGGTGACGCCGCAATGA